CGGCCAACGCGTAGCGTAAGTATCTAAGATCAAGCGCGAGATCAGGCACAGTAAAACCCATCCATAGCTCGGCTCAATCCGCAGGGTGGCCCTGGCCGGATTTGTCCGGCTCGCCAAAGCGGTCTCAACCTTGGTTGCATCCTTCAGGCCTCCAGCAGCGCATCGACAAAGCCGGGCTCGACCAGTCTGACGCTGTCATCGGGCAGGCCAAGGATGCGGTCGACAACGATCGCCTGCATCCTCATCGTCCGCTCCAACTGCTCATTGGCGGATTGGGCGTCCGCGGTTCCGCGCGCCGTGATGGCGCCGGCGACGGCTTCGCGGCTCAGGGCGCCAAGCCTTAGAATGATGTCCGCCGCGATCGCGGCATCGGGAACGTTGAAGGCGCCTTCATCCATGCCTTTTTCGATGATGGTGGTGAGCAGGGGCGCGACAACGGCGCTCGTTGCCCTGTTCAGCCGGTCGTAGAGAATGAGGTTTTCGGTAGTAAACGCGGCTTCAAACGCCTTGACGATCTTGGGCCCGTCTCCTGCCTTGAACTGGCGCATACGTTCGAAAGCCAGGTTCAGCCGATCGAGCGGCGATAGCCCGGGATGGTCGAGTACGTCACCTATTCGTTCGACGGCCTGCCCCGCCATGCGGCGGCTCAACGCCTCCAGCACCTGATCCTTTGAGGCGAAGTGGTGGTAGAAGCCGCCTTTCGACACCCCCGCCAACGTCATGATGTCATTGATTGTTGTCGCGTCGTAACCACGGGCAAAGAAAAGCGACTGGGCACAATCGAGCAATTGCTCCCGGCGATCTTCCGGCTTGAGATTCTTGCGTCCCGTCACCGCCATTGCTCCCCTCCAAGCCTTTCCACTTGCAAGACCGACCGTCGGTTTGTATCATGACATTCATCCGTGCGAACTGCAAGGCGCCTCAACTGCGCACTAGCCCGTGGAAACAACGCCAAGGTCACCGAATGCCAAGCGCCCTCACCAATCCGGCCATCGTCGTCGACAACCTGCGCTACACCTATGCGGGACAGACAAACGCGGCCCTTGACGGCATCAGCTTCTCTGTCGGGACGGGGGAGATTTTCGGCCTACTGGGACCGTCTGGGGCCGGCAAGAGCACGACGCAGAAAATCCTCACCCGCCAGCAGCGGA
This portion of the Sphingomonas sp. So64.6b genome encodes:
- a CDS encoding TetR/AcrR family transcriptional regulator, which codes for MAVTGRKNLKPEDRREQLLDCAQSLFFARGYDATTINDIMTLAGVSKGGFYHHFASKDQVLEALSRRMAGQAVERIGDVLDHPGLSPLDRLNLAFERMRQFKAGDGPKIVKAFEAAFTTENLILYDRLNRATSAVVAPLLTTIIEKGMDEGAFNVPDAAIAADIILRLGALSREAVAGAITARGTADAQSANEQLERTMRMQAIVVDRILGLPDDSVRLVEPGFVDALLEA